CCTTCAGAAGTACGATCCCGAATCGAATACACGGAATGTGAAAGGGATTTTCAAAATCCTCGTCTTTGCAGGATTGCTTTCATTCTCTTTATTCCAACTTTACACATCGATCGGAACGCCGTTCACTGCGTATATTCAGCGTTCCATTCACTTAGGATTCGCTCTCTCGTTAATATTCCTGTTATTCCCGGCAATTAAAAAACCGGGCGTCAAGAGGGATAAAGTGCCTTTCTATGATGTCATCCTATCATTGCTAGCCATTGCTGTCGGTTTATACTGGCCGCTATTCTACGGAGATCTCGTCTTCCGTGTTGGAAGGGTATCAGACATTGATCTTATCATCGGAGTCATCGCGATTCTGTTGACATTGGAGGCAGCGAGACGTGCTGTCGGCTTGCCGATTACGATCATTTCGACTGTTTTCTTGATCTATGCTTTTTACGGCAGATATTTCCCGGGCTTCCTTGCCCATCGCGGTCAAGACTTGAAAAGCATTGTACAGCTTATGTTTTACACGACTGACGGAATTTTAGGAACACCGATCAGTGTATCTGCAACGTTCATTTTCGTATTCCTATTATTCGGTGCATTCCTCGTGAAAACCGGTGTCGGGAACTACTTCAATGACTTGGCTGTCGTCCTCGCAGGCCGCTTGACAGGTGGACCCGCCAAGGTTGCAATCTTCTCAAGTGCGTTGCAAGGGACGATTTCAGGCAGCTCAGTAGCAAACGTTGTCGGATCAGGCTCCTACACGATTCCGATGATGAAAAAGCTCGGCTACCGTAAGGAATTTGCCGGCGGCGTTGAAGCTGCTGCCTCTACAGGCGGGCAAATCATGCCACCAATCATGGGAGCTGCGGCTTTCTTGATGGTTGAATTCATCGGCGGTATTACGTACTGGGAAATTGCCAAAGCGGCAGCAATTCCTGCACTGCTTTATTTCACGGGAATTTGGATCATGACCCATTTCGAGGCGAAGCGTGTCGGTCTGGAAGGCATGTCGCCTGATCAGATGCCTGATCGAAAGGCGACTCTGAAAAAGATCTACCTACTCTTGCCGATTTTAGGGATCATCCTATTCCTGTTGTTGGGGATTCCAACAATGAAGGCTGCATTATTGGGGATTGTCCTAACATTAGTTGTCAGCTTCTTTGATAAATCTACACGGCTTGGAGCGAAAGATATCATCATGGCACTTGTTGACGGTGCTCGTACTGCATTGGCAGTTGCCGCGGCGACTGCTTGTGCGGGTATCATCGTCGGCGTCGTCGTGAAAACTGGATTGGGGCTCAGCCTTGCAAACGGTCTCGTTTCCGCTGCAGGCGGGAACATCCTATTAACGCTTATCTTCACGATGTTCGCAGCGCTAGTCTTAGGGATGGGTTCACCGACAACGGCGAACTATGTTATTACATCGACAATTGCCGCACCAGCTATCATTCTATTGCTGATGGGCGGTGAAATGGGAGCAGGTACTACTGTTCCGGTTGTTGTCGCAATCTCTGCTCACTTGTTCGTGTTCTATTTCGGAATCATCGCGGATATTACACCGCCTGTTGCTCTCGCAGCATTTGCCGCATCGGGCATATCCGGAGGGGATCCGATCAAGACGGGTGTCGTCTCTGCGAAGCTTGCCATCGCGGCATTCATCATCCCGTATATGTTCGTCTTCAATCCGGCCATGCTCATGATCGATTCCAGTCTATTTGAAATCTTATGGGTCACCTTCTCCGCCATCGTCGGAATGATTGCGATCGGAGCGGGGATGATCGGCTATTGGTACCGAAAATGCAATTGGATTGAACGCATCCTTGCTGTCGTAACGGGCTTATTATTGATATATCCAGAAACAATTACGGATATCATCGGGTTGGTCCTATTCGCCATCCAAGTGGCCATCCAATGGAAAACGAAAGATAACCAACCGAAAAATAAAACAGCAGTCGCTTCATAATAATTAAAAGGCTGTCGCAGTTGTCAACTAGACAAATGCGACAGCCTTTTCCATTGTCAAGAACGCATAACTCGCCGTAAACACGCATAAACCTCGCAATCAACGCATAACTCGTCGCAACTACGCATAAACTCCACAATCGACGCATAACTCATCACAAACACGCATAAACTCCGTCATTTACGCATAACTGCCTCAATACATGCATTTATACTGTCGTCTTAGACTCCCAAGAGGAATAAAAGCAAAGTAATCATGAAGTGGTAGTGGAAAGGAAATTATCAAATCAATTAAAAGTATACGTACTATTGAAATATTACAAAAACATCATTATAGTAGAAGAGAGCAACAAAAAATGGAAAAAATACTACCTACTTTTAAAAGTATCTGAAAGGCGGAAGAATAGATGCTTAAATTATCAAATGTGTCAATTGCATATAATGACAAAGCTGTTCTCGATAATCTGGATTTAACAGCGAATATAGGAGAGATCATCGGTGTGGCGGCTCCGAACGGAACGGGGAAATCGACAATGTTCAACGTGATGGCGAACTTTGTGAAACCCAATTCGGGTCATGTAATATTTGACGGTAAATATGCATACCGAAATGAAAAAGAAGAGCTGTTGATCCATAAACGGTTGTGCACGTTCCCTGAACAGAAGGATCTCTTCGAGGAATTATCCGGAGTGGATCACCTGAAACTATATGCAAATATGTGGAAGGGAACGGCAAAGCATGTCCCCGAGGTCATCGAGCGTCTCCATATGGGCAATTATGTGAAAAGGAAGGTCCGTACATATTCATTAGGGATGCGGCAGCGTCTGTGCTTTGCAATGATGGTGGCCGCAGATACACCCGTTATGCTAATGGACGAAGTGATGAATGGACTTGATGTGGATAATGTCGCTTTGCTGTCCGAGTGCTTAATGGAAATGAAGAAGGATAAGCTCATTTTTGTTGCTTCGCATTTACTCTCCAATCTGGATCTATATGCGGATCGAGTCCTTTTTTTGAAAGATGGAAAGTTTGTACATGAACATCGAT
The sequence above is drawn from the Sporosarcina luteola genome and encodes:
- a CDS encoding ATP-binding cassette domain-containing protein yields the protein MLKLSNVSIAYNDKAVLDNLDLTANIGEIIGVAAPNGTGKSTMFNVMANFVKPNSGHVIFDGKYAYRNEKEELLIHKRLCTFPEQKDLFEELSGVDHLKLYANMWKGTAKHVPEVIERLHMGNYVKRKVRTYSLGMRQRLCFAMMVAADTPVMLMDEVMNGLDVDNVALLSECLMEMKKDKLIFVASHLLSNLDLYADRVLFLKDGKFVHEHRFTGENDVFLKIEIAPEQYEAMKGKVKLPQGYMYIAKHLLCIPLKGMRESEQTKWIERMLDYNEKEMTVGPLGTVEYYDKYYSKNAYCYGK
- a CDS encoding TRAP transporter permease, with product MAKNKNREEAQQESQLDNNEMLTEEQQLEILQKYDPESNTRNVKGIFKILVFAGLLSFSLFQLYTSIGTPFTAYIQRSIHLGFALSLIFLLFPAIKKPGVKRDKVPFYDVILSLLAIAVGLYWPLFYGDLVFRVGRVSDIDLIIGVIAILLTLEAARRAVGLPITIISTVFLIYAFYGRYFPGFLAHRGQDLKSIVQLMFYTTDGILGTPISVSATFIFVFLLFGAFLVKTGVGNYFNDLAVVLAGRLTGGPAKVAIFSSALQGTISGSSVANVVGSGSYTIPMMKKLGYRKEFAGGVEAAASTGGQIMPPIMGAAAFLMVEFIGGITYWEIAKAAAIPALLYFTGIWIMTHFEAKRVGLEGMSPDQMPDRKATLKKIYLLLPILGIILFLLLGIPTMKAALLGIVLTLVVSFFDKSTRLGAKDIIMALVDGARTALAVAAATACAGIIVGVVVKTGLGLSLANGLVSAAGGNILLTLIFTMFAALVLGMGSPTTANYVITSTIAAPAIILLLMGGEMGAGTTVPVVVAISAHLFVFYFGIIADITPPVALAAFAASGISGGDPIKTGVVSAKLAIAAFIIPYMFVFNPAMLMIDSSLFEILWVTFSAIVGMIAIGAGMIGYWYRKCNWIERILAVVTGLLLIYPETITDIIGLVLFAIQVAIQWKTKDNQPKNKTAVAS